The uncultured Fretibacterium sp. genome has a window encoding:
- a CDS encoding tetratricopeptide repeat protein produces the protein MREAERVRGWAGMGGGKKFWGTFFCGLVLILGLPPALGAEPGSDEQKRRALELRLAISRLSETQVKERESLYQEILESCPATKEAEEALWALSNLYLDAFPEPKEQAAQEVLELFLDRYPDSAWGLHVRSRLILLYSGTDKRERAAELCHELLGQRAETLPTSCRPFVALAEAVVWDEEKDAEKAKEAYTQVARLYPGTPQAELAARRLAALSAGGTKGK, from the coding sequence ATGAGGGAGGCGGAACGCGTGCGCGGATGGGCCGGAATGGGCGGAGGGAAAAAATTCTGGGGGACGTTTTTCTGCGGATTGGTCCTAATCCTGGGCCTTCCACCTGCCTTGGGCGCGGAGCCGGGCTCTGATGAGCAGAAACGAAGGGCGCTGGAGCTTCGTCTTGCCATCTCACGTCTTTCCGAGACGCAGGTCAAGGAGCGGGAGTCGCTCTACCAGGAGATTCTGGAATCCTGTCCGGCGACTAAGGAGGCCGAGGAGGCCCTGTGGGCGCTCTCCAACCTCTACCTGGACGCCTTTCCGGAGCCTAAGGAGCAGGCGGCGCAGGAGGTTCTGGAGCTCTTCCTGGATCGCTATCCGGATTCGGCCTGGGGACTGCACGTCCGCAGCCGCCTGATTCTGCTGTATTCCGGGACGGATAAGCGGGAGCGGGCCGCGGAGCTCTGCCATGAGCTGTTGGGACAGCGGGCGGAGACGCTTCCGACATCCTGTCGGCCCTTCGTCGCCCTGGCCGAGGCCGTCGTCTGGGACGAGGAGAAGGATGCGGAGAAGGCGAAGGAGGCCTACACGCAGGTTGCCCGCCTCTATCCGGGGACGCCACAGGCCGAGCTCGCGGCCCGGCGCCTTGCAGCCCTCTCTGCGGGGGGGACGAAGGGGAAGTGA
- a CDS encoding S1C family serine protease, with product MPVETGRVEPVVNNNAYLHLGISPDATIEEIERAYEIKRRLYEPSRFIPNSLEQQEAQRMSLLIELAYNFASAAFYASHPPQPAVHTAYPTDDRPTDYPSRTQQSSINVRSYSPSLPAREAPKRGRWIAITLALLAVSVLCLAAAIFFNSGKPNGKVDTSAMLQREGTGQTVEVTRSKSSGREIDYAALTERVMPSILRINTDTGKFGSGFFVSNRGDILTNYHVIEGGRWIIASPYKGDPFYVLVKDTDKSRDMALLVMSEPMATPFLPIKDSLPRQGEAVMAVGNPKGLDRTVSNGIVSAFRDDDTLVQFTAPISPGSSGGALIDSDGNVIGMPTGVLGDGQNLNFAIASPVLNRFFMGAKNKVPEAMPKMTSRRPESSSILQEDKNLLFVRSDSSYEVYLDLERIFYDKETSRATFISVWFPSEKVKASLKKDPNFKLIAGKELGVFVLVYMADLSDGTYVHLRTVNFYADGTVARDYTRPRSQLKWEVPERDSRIESLMRVLLRRYGKAGNAEATKKRLGVKSGGDGISLPDERGFLVHRWGCSIESIRKYVAAPLKKVGNTGHLFSTQKSFKAFRCKVDVFVLYEFKRNQLCSISFLLDNENAGDYVDTIIEELADLYGIDPYEDYKDDCHISYSWKTPDLFVVVNYTLEDDREWVSVNFHYTPLKFGK from the coding sequence TTGCCTGTTGAGACAGGAAGGGTAGAGCCGGTCGTGAACAATAATGCCTATCTTCACCTTGGAATTTCTCCTGATGCTACGATTGAGGAGATAGAACGGGCTTACGAGATCAAAAGACGCCTCTATGAGCCCTCTCGCTTCATTCCAAACAGCCTGGAGCAGCAGGAAGCCCAGAGAATGAGCTTGCTTATTGAGTTGGCTTACAATTTTGCCTCTGCTGCATTTTATGCCTCTCATCCTCCACAGCCCGCGGTCCATACGGCATATCCCACAGACGACCGTCCTACAGATTACCCATCACGGACACAGCAGTCTTCAATAAATGTACGTTCGTATTCTCCCTCTTTGCCAGCAAGAGAGGCTCCGAAACGTGGTCGCTGGATAGCGATTACGCTTGCCCTGCTTGCTGTTTCCGTCCTGTGCCTTGCAGCGGCGATTTTTTTCAATTCGGGTAAACCGAATGGTAAGGTTGATACGAGCGCTATGCTACAGCGGGAGGGGACGGGGCAGACAGTTGAAGTTACTCGGTCTAAGTCCTCGGGGCGTGAAATCGATTATGCGGCTTTGACGGAGAGAGTAATGCCGTCCATACTGCGAATCAATACGGATACGGGAAAATTCGGAAGTGGCTTCTTCGTCTCGAACAGAGGAGATATCCTTACAAACTATCACGTCATTGAGGGCGGTCGTTGGATTATAGCGTCTCCCTACAAGGGGGATCCCTTTTATGTTTTGGTGAAAGATACGGATAAGAGCAGGGACATGGCTCTGCTCGTTATGAGCGAGCCTATGGCGACGCCGTTCCTTCCGATTAAAGATTCTTTGCCTAGGCAGGGTGAGGCTGTCATGGCAGTTGGCAACCCTAAAGGGCTTGATCGGACGGTTTCTAATGGAATTGTTTCGGCTTTTCGCGATGATGATACATTGGTCCAGTTTACTGCGCCTATTTCGCCCGGGTCGAGTGGCGGAGCGCTGATCGACTCGGATGGCAATGTCATAGGGATGCCTACGGGGGTGTTGGGTGATGGACAGAATCTGAACTTTGCTATAGCCTCTCCTGTGCTGAATCGATTTTTTATGGGGGCAAAGAATAAAGTTCCGGAAGCTATGCCAAAGATGACCTCACGGAGGCCGGAGTCTTCATCAATACTCCAGGAGGACAAGAATCTGCTTTTCGTGCGCAGTGACAGTAGCTACGAAGTCTACCTTGATCTCGAGCGAATCTTTTACGACAAGGAGACCTCACGGGCTACCTTCATATCCGTGTGGTTCCCCTCAGAAAAAGTCAAGGCAAGCCTGAAGAAGGATCCTAACTTCAAACTCATCGCAGGCAAGGAATTGGGAGTCTTTGTTCTTGTCTACATGGCTGACCTTTCCGATGGGACTTATGTTCACCTGCGAACCGTCAATTTTTACGCCGACGGTACCGTTGCGCGTGATTATACAAGGCCGCGTAGTCAACTTAAATGGGAAGTTCCTGAGAGAGACAGCCGCATTGAGAGCCTTATGCGTGTTCTGCTCCGACGTTATGGTAAGGCCGGTAATGCCGAAGCGACTAAGAAGAGGTTAGGAGTAAAGAGCGGAGGAGATGGAATCTCCCTGCCGGATGAAAGGGGCTTTCTGGTTCATCGATGGGGGTGTTCCATAGAGAGTATCAGGAAGTACGTTGCCGCTCCATTGAAAAAGGTTGGGAACACAGGGCATCTGTTCTCCACGCAGAAATCGTTCAAGGCCTTTCGATGTAAGGTTGATGTTTTTGTCCTCTACGAGTTCAAGCGAAATCAGCTGTGTTCCATCAGCTTTCTTCTTGATAATGAGAACGCAGGCGACTATGTGGATACTATTATTGAAGAGCTTGCAGACCTTTATGGAATTGATCCCTACGAGGATTATAAGGATGACTGCCACATCAGTTATTCTTGGAAAACTCCAGATCTGTTTGTGGTTGTGAATTACACCCTGGAGGATGACAGGGAATGGGTCAGTGTGAACTTTCACTACACGCCCTTGAAATTTGGGAAATAA
- a CDS encoding YitT family protein, whose amino-acid sequence MRASVKEWMVQGVAFCRSWLREEWATLLSTTVGTALVCFAIVALVVPYKFAGAGVTGIALITHYLWGISPAWFITVGNTLLLLWGWRFLSTRFALWTLYVSVLTSLMVPLFELFTYPMIGNVMLAAILAGVVGGLGFGMLFRVDASSGGTDVVVMAAKKRWGVDVGAMSFYINIVILLGSFAVVTLEQMLLGAFLLYIETMVIDNVVRSFHRRTQILVISARHREIAGFIMTELERSATLIPATGAYRGASVEMLLVVLPRRQVPPLKRFIASVDPTAFVILSDVSEVVGEGFKSWLHV is encoded by the coding sequence ATGAGAGCGTCGGTGAAGGAATGGATGGTTCAGGGCGTGGCGTTTTGCAGGAGCTGGCTGCGGGAGGAGTGGGCAACGCTGCTGAGCACGACGGTGGGGACGGCCCTCGTCTGCTTCGCCATCGTCGCGCTGGTGGTGCCCTATAAGTTCGCCGGGGCCGGGGTGACCGGCATTGCCCTCATCACCCATTACCTCTGGGGCATCTCCCCGGCCTGGTTCATCACGGTAGGGAACACGCTTCTTCTGCTCTGGGGCTGGCGTTTCCTCTCGACGCGCTTCGCCCTCTGGACGCTTTATGTCTCGGTGCTGACCAGCCTGATGGTGCCGCTTTTTGAACTGTTCACGTATCCGATGATTGGCAATGTCATGCTGGCCGCGATCCTTGCCGGGGTGGTCGGGGGGCTGGGGTTCGGGATGCTGTTCCGGGTGGACGCCTCCTCCGGCGGCACGGACGTGGTGGTCATGGCGGCAAAGAAACGATGGGGCGTGGACGTCGGGGCGATGTCGTTCTACATCAACATCGTCATCCTGCTCGGTTCCTTCGCGGTCGTCACCCTGGAGCAGATGCTCCTCGGGGCGTTTCTGCTTTACATCGAGACGATGGTCATCGACAACGTCGTCCGTTCCTTCCACCGGCGCACCCAGATCCTGGTCATCAGCGCCCGGCACAGGGAAATTGCGGGCTTCATCATGACGGAGCTCGAACGTTCGGCCACCCTTATCCCCGCGACGGGGGCCTATCGCGGCGCGTCCGTCGAGATGCTTCTGGTGGTGTTGCCCCGTCGGCAGGTCCCACCGCTCAAGCGCTTCATCGCGTCGGTAGACCCCACCGCGTTCGTGATCCTCTCCGACGTCTCGGAGGTGGTGGGCGAGGGCTTCAAGAGCTGGCTGCACGTCTGA
- the thrS gene encoding threonine--tRNA ligase translates to MLRFEGNNGRVCEFNRSSVKVSEALAGLGQEKKALAGKLNGELLDLEREVSVGGTLEPVLAGSEDGLSILRHSCAHLMAQAIENLYPGTHFGIGPCIKDGFYYDVDVAGAITEQDLPAIESEMRRLAGAAERIDRVEMGRDEALGFFGDRSDPYKVELITDLDVPGVSLYRQGNYVDLCRGPHVPDTSWLRNFKLLSVAGAYWRGSEKNKMLTRVYGTAFATPDELKQHLKRLEEAKLRDHRKLGRELDLFSLHDEGPGFPFFHPKGMAVLNTLIDFWRREHLRRGYVEIRTPLILDRSLWLQSGHWDHYKENMYFTEIDEKPFAVKPMNCPGGILVYKTQLRSYRDLPLRMAELGIVHRHERSGVLHGLMRVRCFTQDDAHLYCQPDQVKDEVVGIMNLCEYIYKDVFGFRYSVELSTRPENSMGEPEQWEAAEAALRDALETTGTPYRVNEGDGAFYGPKIDFHLEDCIGRTWQCGTIQLDFQMPERFDMHYVGADGQEHRPVMLHRTVLGSLERFFGILIEHYAGAFPFWIAPVQVKLIPIAEEHRDYIRELAGTLGGWGLRVETDERDEKLGKRIRDAQLQKVPYMIVIGDKEKEARVVAVRERSKGDLGSMDLEAFRELLEGEFDPSRC, encoded by the coding sequence ATGCTGCGTTTTGAGGGAAACAACGGCAGGGTCTGCGAGTTCAACCGGAGCTCGGTCAAGGTGTCCGAGGCGCTGGCCGGGCTGGGACAGGAGAAGAAGGCTCTGGCCGGGAAGCTGAACGGCGAACTGCTGGACCTGGAGCGGGAGGTCTCGGTCGGGGGGACGCTCGAGCCCGTTCTGGCGGGCTCGGAGGATGGGCTCTCCATCCTCCGCCACTCCTGCGCGCACCTGATGGCCCAGGCCATCGAGAACCTCTATCCTGGAACGCATTTTGGGATCGGGCCTTGCATCAAGGACGGCTTCTACTACGACGTGGACGTCGCCGGGGCGATCACGGAGCAGGACCTGCCCGCCATCGAGTCGGAGATGCGCCGCCTCGCGGGTGCGGCGGAGCGGATCGATCGGGTGGAGATGGGGCGGGACGAGGCGCTTGGGTTCTTCGGGGACCGCAGTGATCCCTACAAGGTGGAGCTGATTACGGACCTGGACGTCCCGGGCGTCTCGCTCTATCGGCAGGGGAACTACGTGGACCTGTGCCGGGGGCCCCACGTCCCCGACACGTCCTGGCTGCGCAACTTCAAACTGCTCTCCGTCGCGGGGGCCTATTGGCGTGGCAGCGAGAAGAACAAGATGCTGACCCGCGTCTACGGCACGGCCTTCGCCACTCCGGACGAGCTGAAACAGCACTTGAAGCGCCTGGAGGAGGCGAAGCTGCGCGATCACCGCAAGCTGGGGCGCGAGCTGGACCTGTTCAGCCTCCACGATGAGGGACCGGGCTTCCCGTTCTTCCATCCCAAGGGGATGGCCGTCCTGAATACGCTTATCGACTTCTGGCGCCGGGAGCACCTGAGGCGCGGCTACGTGGAGATCCGCACGCCGCTGATCCTCGACCGCTCCCTCTGGCTCCAGTCCGGGCACTGGGATCACTACAAGGAAAACATGTACTTCACCGAGATTGACGAGAAGCCCTTTGCCGTCAAGCCGATGAACTGCCCCGGCGGCATCTTGGTCTATAAGACGCAGCTCCGCAGCTACCGTGACCTGCCGCTGCGCATGGCGGAGCTGGGCATCGTTCACCGGCATGAGCGCAGTGGGGTGCTCCACGGGCTGATGCGTGTGCGCTGCTTCACCCAGGACGATGCGCACCTCTACTGCCAGCCCGACCAGGTGAAGGACGAGGTCGTCGGCATCATGAACCTGTGCGAGTACATCTATAAAGATGTCTTTGGGTTCCGCTACTCGGTCGAGCTCTCGACGCGCCCGGAGAACTCGATGGGCGAGCCGGAGCAGTGGGAGGCTGCCGAGGCAGCCCTCAGGGACGCGCTGGAGACGACGGGCACGCCCTATCGGGTCAACGAAGGGGACGGGGCTTTCTATGGACCCAAGATCGACTTCCACCTGGAGGACTGCATCGGCAGGACCTGGCAGTGCGGCACCATCCAGCTGGACTTCCAGATGCCGGAGCGCTTCGACATGCACTACGTCGGGGCCGACGGCCAGGAGCATCGGCCCGTTATGCTACACCGCACGGTCCTGGGCAGTCTGGAGCGATTCTTCGGCATCCTGATAGAGCACTACGCCGGCGCGTTCCCGTTCTGGATCGCCCCCGTTCAGGTGAAGCTCATCCCCATCGCGGAGGAGCACCGGGACTACATCCGTGAACTGGCGGGGACCCTCGGCGGCTGGGGCCTGCGCGTGGAGACGGACGAGCGCGACGAGAAGCTGGGGAAACGCATCCGCGACGCGCAGCTCCAGAAGGTCCCCTATATGATTGTGATCGGGGACAAGGAGAAGGAGGCACGGGTCGTCGCGGTGCGCGAGCGCAGCAAGGGCGACCTGGGGAGCATGGACTTGGAGGCGTTCCGAGAGCTGCTCGAGGGGGAGTTCGATCCCTCCCGATGCTAG
- a CDS encoding AAA family ATPase has translation MSEKLQTLPIGIQSFEMLRKRGHLYVDKTAQLMELVNSDRCFLSRPRRFGKSLTLSTLDAMFQGKAELFKGLAAEGWVAEQARHPCPVLSLSMARGRPMEGVRGFDISLYNDLMVLGRKQGLPMLRKDTEGALGAFKDVLEGLYDQGGPVVVLIDEYDKPILDKIGNLEAAEAMREALRGFYTVLKDYDSHLRFVMLTGISKFTKTGVFSAMNNLRDISMVEEFGDVVGYTQEELEADFAGWIGAAAEKMNVTRERLLQRMKDYYDGFCFDGVTRLYNPFSILNFLADREFKNYWYHSGSPTFILSYLRSHGIDDPEVYRHKSVPADFADSQEIERAKPESFLFQSGYLTIESAEEQELTLDYPNREVLNAISRLYLDNVYRVEGFTALGSNLWRALRDGDIEGAVKLYNTALAGIPYQDFSQQNESLYRSLFLMLLRGAGVSAQGEVPTNRGRSDVPVLFPSRAVVLEFKLARSAGEIARLRDEGRKQIEEKGYSKPHDGEGRAVTSAVIVVDAKKHTAGL, from the coding sequence ATGAGCGAAAAACTCCAGACCCTGCCCATAGGCATCCAGAGTTTCGAGATGCTGCGGAAGCGGGGGCATCTTTATGTGGACAAGACGGCGCAGCTGATGGAACTTGTCAACTCAGACCGGTGTTTTCTGTCCCGCCCGCGACGGTTCGGCAAGTCGCTGACGCTCTCGACGCTCGACGCGATGTTCCAGGGGAAGGCCGAACTGTTCAAGGGACTGGCCGCCGAGGGTTGGGTGGCGGAGCAGGCTCGGCATCCTTGCCCGGTGTTGAGCCTCAGCATGGCCAGGGGACGCCCCATGGAGGGTGTTCGAGGATTCGACATCAGTTTGTACAACGACCTGATGGTCTTGGGACGAAAACAGGGCCTGCCCATGCTGCGAAAAGACACCGAGGGGGCGCTGGGGGCCTTCAAAGATGTTCTTGAAGGGCTCTATGATCAGGGCGGTCCTGTTGTCGTGCTGATCGACGAATACGACAAGCCGATCCTGGACAAGATCGGAAATCTGGAGGCGGCGGAGGCCATGCGCGAGGCGCTCCGCGGCTTCTACACCGTCCTGAAGGATTACGACAGTCACCTCCGTTTCGTCATGCTGACCGGAATCTCCAAGTTCACGAAGACGGGCGTCTTCTCCGCCATGAACAACCTGCGGGACATCTCCATGGTGGAGGAGTTTGGCGACGTCGTGGGCTACACGCAGGAGGAGCTCGAGGCCGACTTTGCCGGCTGGATTGGCGCCGCCGCCGAAAAGATGAACGTGACGCGAGAAAGGCTGCTGCAGCGCATGAAGGACTACTACGACGGTTTTTGCTTCGACGGCGTGACGCGGCTCTACAACCCCTTCTCGATCCTCAACTTCCTGGCCGACAGGGAGTTCAAAAACTACTGGTATCACTCGGGCTCCCCTACGTTCATCCTCTCCTATCTGCGCAGCCACGGGATCGACGACCCGGAGGTCTACCGGCACAAAAGCGTCCCCGCCGACTTCGCGGACAGCCAGGAGATCGAGCGGGCCAAGCCGGAGAGTTTTCTTTTCCAGAGCGGCTACCTGACCATCGAATCCGCGGAGGAGCAGGAGCTGACGCTGGACTACCCCAACCGCGAGGTGCTGAACGCCATCTCGCGCCTGTACCTGGACAACGTCTATCGTGTGGAGGGCTTCACGGCCCTGGGTTCGAATCTCTGGCGCGCGCTCAGGGACGGGGATATCGAGGGGGCGGTCAAGCTGTACAACACCGCGCTGGCCGGCATCCCCTACCAGGATTTCAGCCAGCAAAACGAGTCCCTGTACCGTTCCCTGTTCCTGATGCTCCTGCGTGGGGCGGGGGTTAGCGCTCAGGGGGAGGTTCCGACGAACCGGGGACGGAGCGACGTCCCGGTTCTTTTTCCGAGCCGCGCGGTGGTGCTGGAGTTCAAGCTGGCGCGGAGCGCGGGGGAGATCGCGAGGCTTCGGGACGAGGGGCGAAAGCAGATAGAGGAGAAGGGCTATTCAAAGCCCCACGACGGAGAGGGACGCGCCGTGACGTCCGCGGTCATCGTCGTCGATGCTAAAAAGCACACGGCCGGGCTTTAG
- a CDS encoding GntR family transcriptional regulator translates to MPRNDGFPSYRAQLREVLRAKIEEGEYPPGTAIPSENELAAAYGLNRRTVREAVALLVREGLLRSVAGKGVYVRLKAETRLGEGEFGFRLREPHRLRRQVLKKALRAAGPYYGRKLAVPADGPLFHVRQRVLEGSQPLYVEEFYLPREVFPGIEGIEFMAFSVMEVFRYYGRTSSRTEQSLEIVPVDPGNGKLLGLSEGDPILLLERRDFDEAGRPLAFFRYRTRGDVCDLRVSFRSAPK, encoded by the coding sequence ATGCCCAGGAACGACGGGTTTCCGAGCTACAGAGCTCAGCTCCGGGAGGTGCTGCGGGCGAAGATCGAGGAGGGGGAGTATCCGCCGGGGACGGCGATCCCCTCCGAGAACGAGTTGGCCGCGGCCTATGGCCTGAACCGCCGGACGGTCCGGGAGGCCGTCGCCCTCCTGGTCCGAGAAGGGCTGCTGAGGAGCGTCGCGGGGAAGGGCGTCTACGTGAGGCTGAAGGCGGAGACCCGCCTGGGCGAGGGGGAGTTCGGCTTTCGGCTCCGGGAACCGCACCGTCTGAGACGGCAGGTCCTGAAGAAGGCGCTTCGTGCCGCGGGGCCCTATTACGGGAGGAAGCTGGCCGTCCCTGCGGACGGTCCGCTCTTCCACGTCAGGCAGCGCGTCCTGGAGGGGAGCCAGCCCCTCTACGTCGAGGAGTTCTACCTGCCCCGGGAGGTCTTTCCGGGCATCGAGGGGATCGAGTTCATGGCGTTCTCCGTCATGGAGGTCTTTCGCTACTACGGCAGGACATCGTCCAGGACGGAGCAGAGCCTGGAGATCGTCCCCGTGGACCCCGGGAACGGGAAACTGCTGGGGCTGTCGGAGGGCGACCCCATCCTGCTCCTGGAACGTCGGGACTTTGACGAGGCCGGACGCCCTCTTGCGTTCTTCCGCTACCGGACGCGGGGCGACGTCTGCGACCTGAGGGTGAGCTTCCGCAGCGCGCCGAAATAG
- a CDS encoding UTRA domain-containing protein → MGMEPDSVVLRSGSFEAPKSVSKFLRVPLGTSIFHAVRLRRLDGEPLLLEYVYLSEAAFPGISDRALSSSSLYSVLEEGYGVDLSVGQETISVTYVDAWEARHLRVSEGSPAFFVRSVVADGGGTPVEYCKSVIRSDRIRLIYHNAACREEEA, encoded by the coding sequence ATGGGGATGGAGCCGGACTCCGTGGTCCTGAGGTCCGGTTCCTTCGAGGCCCCGAAGTCCGTGAGCAAGTTCCTGCGGGTTCCCCTGGGGACGTCCATTTTTCATGCCGTGAGGCTTCGCCGACTCGATGGGGAGCCCCTGCTTCTGGAGTACGTTTACCTCAGCGAGGCGGCCTTTCCCGGAATCTCCGACCGAGCCCTCTCCTCGAGTTCCCTGTATTCGGTCCTCGAGGAGGGATACGGCGTGGACCTATCCGTCGGACAGGAGACGATAAGCGTTACCTACGTGGACGCGTGGGAGGCGCGGCATCTGCGGGTCTCCGAGGGGAGCCCCGCTTTTTTTGTCCGCTCCGTCGTCGCCGATGGCGGGGGCACGCCCGTCGAGTACTGCAAGAGCGTCATACGGAGCGACAGGATTCGTCTCATCTATCACAACGCCGCCTGCCGCGAGGAAGAAGCCTGA
- the ugpC gene encoding sn-glycerol-3-phosphate ABC transporter ATP-binding protein UgpC — protein sequence MASLELKGVKKIYPGGVVAVKDFNLTIDDREFIVLVGPSGCGKSTTLRMIAGLEDISEGELYIDGALVNGLCPKDRDIAMVFQNYALYPHMTVYDNMAFGLKLRKVPGDVIEKRVRAAAEILGIEDLLHRKPKALSGGQRQRVALGRVIVREPRVFLMDEPLSNLDAKLRVQMRAEIAKLHNRLKTTFIYVTHDQTEAMTMGTRIVIMNGGEIQQIDAPKALYDRPVNMFVAGFIGSPQMNFLPGTVVEEDGVLQIRLPDGSVLRVSEERERKLREGGYVGREVVAGIRPESLHESEVNPLTKRFSRLRSTVEVAELMGSETLLYSTLFGRQVVARVVPDTEKTVGDEAEFHVHWNRIHVFDKDTERNIL from the coding sequence ATGGCCAGTCTGGAACTGAAGGGGGTCAAGAAGATCTATCCCGGGGGCGTCGTCGCCGTCAAGGATTTCAACCTGACCATCGACGACAGGGAGTTCATCGTGCTGGTCGGACCCTCCGGCTGCGGAAAGAGCACCACCCTGCGGATGATCGCCGGGCTCGAGGACATCAGCGAGGGGGAGCTCTACATCGACGGCGCCCTGGTGAACGGGCTCTGCCCCAAGGACCGGGACATCGCCATGGTGTTCCAGAACTACGCCCTCTATCCTCATATGACCGTCTACGACAACATGGCGTTCGGCCTGAAGCTCCGCAAGGTCCCCGGGGACGTCATCGAAAAGCGTGTGCGGGCGGCGGCGGAGATATTGGGTATCGAGGACCTGCTCCACAGAAAGCCCAAGGCGCTCTCGGGGGGCCAGCGCCAGCGCGTCGCCCTGGGGAGGGTCATCGTCCGCGAGCCCCGGGTCTTCCTGATGGACGAGCCCCTCTCGAACCTGGACGCCAAACTGCGGGTCCAGATGCGTGCGGAGATCGCCAAGCTGCACAACCGCCTGAAGACGACCTTCATCTACGTGACCCACGACCAGACCGAGGCCATGACGATGGGGACCCGCATCGTCATTATGAACGGCGGGGAGATCCAGCAGATAGACGCCCCCAAGGCGCTGTACGACCGGCCGGTCAACATGTTCGTGGCCGGCTTCATCGGAAGCCCCCAGATGAACTTCCTCCCCGGGACGGTCGTCGAGGAGGATGGGGTCCTTCAGATCCGGCTCCCGGACGGCAGCGTCCTGCGGGTCTCCGAGGAGCGGGAACGAAAGCTGAGGGAGGGGGGCTACGTGGGCAGGGAGGTCGTGGCCGGAATCCGCCCCGAAAGCCTTCACGAGAGCGAGGTCAACCCCCTCACGAAGAGATTTTCCCGCCTTCGCTCCACCGTGGAGGTTGCGGAGCTCATGGGGTCCGAGACGCTTCTCTACTCCACGCTCTTTGGCCGGCAGGTCGTGGCGCGGGTCGTCCCGGATACGGAGAAGACGGTGGGGGACGAGGCCGAGTTCCACGTGCACTGGAACCGTATCCACGTCTTCGACAAGGATACGGAACGGAACATCCTGTAG
- a CDS encoding SIS domain-containing protein: protein MSDLQAQQAHQEYREVLMRGIRERENIEAAMKEITKKPIDSVFFVGCGGSLAVMYPLQYLMALHTALPSAPYNSSEFLNMKPKALTERSLVILSSYTGTTKETVAAAELARSRGARTIAFAGKADTPLGKTVDYVFANDAPFGVTDSKLIMLYQIVFCLLDKLGYGIDYELVQKELSLLPEGLMRIRAAAGDEAREFAEKNHDQTFFMVTGSGINWGEAYSYAMCILQEMQWIPAQSIHAGEFFHGAFETLTEDTNLLIFQGEDETRPLTERVIKFAGQYTRRAHLIDTKNYPLEGIAPERRGIYGPFILLAVLGRYSDALAERRNHPLKTRRYMGKVSY, encoded by the coding sequence ATGAGTGATCTTCAGGCTCAACAGGCTCACCAAGAATACAGGGAAGTGCTCATGCGGGGCATCCGGGAGAGGGAGAACATCGAGGCGGCCATGAAGGAGATCACGAAGAAGCCGATCGACAGCGTCTTCTTCGTGGGCTGCGGCGGCTCCCTTGCGGTCATGTATCCGCTGCAGTATCTGATGGCCCTTCACACGGCGCTTCCCTCGGCCCCCTACAATTCCAGCGAGTTCCTGAACATGAAGCCCAAGGCGCTGACGGAGCGCTCCTTGGTAATTCTCTCGTCCTATACGGGGACGACGAAGGAGACCGTGGCCGCCGCGGAGCTGGCCCGCTCGAGGGGGGCCCGCACCATAGCCTTTGCCGGCAAGGCGGACACCCCGCTGGGCAAGACCGTGGACTACGTCTTCGCCAACGACGCGCCGTTCGGGGTCACGGACTCCAAGCTCATCATGCTCTATCAGATCGTCTTCTGCCTTCTGGACAAGCTGGGATATGGCATCGACTACGAGCTGGTGCAGAAGGAGCTGAGCCTTCTGCCGGAGGGGCTGATGCGCATCCGCGCCGCTGCCGGGGACGAGGCCCGGGAGTTCGCCGAGAAGAATCACGACCAGACCTTCTTCATGGTTACCGGGAGCGGCATCAACTGGGGCGAGGCTTACTCCTACGCCATGTGCATCCTCCAGGAGATGCAGTGGATTCCCGCCCAGTCCATCCATGCGGGGGAGTTCTTCCACGGGGCCTTCGAGACCCTCACGGAGGACACCAACCTGCTGATATTTCAGGGCGAGGACGAGACCCGGCCCCTCACCGAGCGCGTGATCAAGTTTGCCGGTCAGTACACCCGCAGGGCCCATTTGATCGACACGAAGAACTATCCTCTGGAGGGAATAGCCCCGGAGCGGCGCGGAATCTACGGCCCGTTCATCCTGCTGGCCGTGCTCGGCCGTTACAGCGACGCCCTGGCCGAGAGGAGAAACCATCCCCTCAAGACCCGCCGCTACATGGGCAAGGTGTCGTACTAG